A genomic region of Candidatus Methylomirabilota bacterium contains the following coding sequences:
- a CDS encoding xanthine dehydrogenase family protein subunit M, whose product MRPRFAYHRPTSIEEACRILAHEPGAAVLAGGTDLMVHLRQPWRGKRPPAVVNVKRIAGLGEIEVTETAIRLGALASLTALTEHPVIRTEYPVLPFTARFMGSPAIRNLATVGGNLCNASPAADLPPVLMALDAEIGLVGPGGGARRLPLEGFFRGPGQTVLAPGELLTWVEFPRRRPPWPIRYERLDVRRAMDIAIVGAALSVGREAGRGREARVALGAVAPTPVRILEAEVVLETEGLTDAAIGRAAELCMAAARPITDVRATAEYRREMVGALVRRGLERLRDE is encoded by the coding sequence GTGAGGCCGCGCTTCGCGTATCACCGGCCGACCTCCATCGAGGAAGCCTGCCGGATCCTGGCCCACGAGCCCGGCGCGGCCGTCCTGGCCGGCGGCACCGATCTGATGGTCCATCTCCGGCAGCCCTGGCGCGGGAAGCGGCCGCCGGCGGTGGTGAACGTCAAGCGGATCGCGGGACTCGGCGAGATCGAGGTGACCGAGACCGCCATTCGCCTCGGGGCCCTGGCCAGCCTGACGGCGCTGACCGAGCATCCGGTGATCCGGACCGAGTATCCGGTCCTCCCGTTCACCGCGCGCTTCATGGGGTCGCCGGCCATCCGGAATCTCGCCACGGTGGGCGGGAATCTCTGTAACGCCTCGCCGGCCGCCGACCTGCCGCCGGTGCTGATGGCGCTGGACGCCGAGATCGGCCTCGTGGGCCCTGGCGGCGGCGCCCGCCGGCTCCCGCTCGAAGGGTTCTTTCGGGGACCCGGGCAGACCGTGCTGGCGCCGGGCGAGCTCCTGACGTGGGTCGAGTTCCCCCGGCGCCGCCCGCCCTGGCCCATCCGGTACGAGCGGCTCGATGTCCGCCGCGCCATGGACATCGCCATCGTGGGCGCGGCGCTGTCCGTGGGTCGTGAGGCCGGCCGGGGCCGGGAGGCGCGGGTCGCCCTCGGCGCCGTCGCCCCGACCCCGGTGCGAATCCTGGAAGCCGAGGTCGTGCTGGAGACGGAGGGCCTGACCGACGCAGCCATCGGGCGTGCGGCCGAGCTCTGCATGGCCGCCGCCCGCCCGATCACCGACGTGCGGGCGACCGCCGAGTACCGC
- a CDS encoding Uma2 family endonuclease, with translation MATRIVLTYADYAAIPNDGRRYELHEGELSVTPAPGTRHQQVVGNLYLALRHHVDAHRVGQVFVSPIDCILSDTTIVQPDIVYVDNTRLTAVSARGIEGPPTLVVEILSPGTEAVDRKVKLQIYARHRVPHYWIVDPESRTIEAHALTEGVYAVTARIEGAPAAALPPFANLALDPASIWPEP, from the coding sequence ATGGCCACGCGCATCGTCCTGACCTACGCCGACTACGCGGCGATCCCCAACGACGGGCGGCGCTACGAGCTGCACGAGGGGGAGCTGTCCGTGACACCGGCCCCAGGAACGAGACACCAGCAGGTCGTCGGCAACCTGTACCTGGCCCTGCGCCATCACGTGGACGCTCATCGTGTCGGGCAAGTATTCGTCTCCCCGATCGACTGCATTCTGAGCGACACGACCATCGTCCAACCCGACATCGTCTACGTGGACAACACCCGGCTGACGGCCGTCAGCGCTCGTGGGATCGAGGGTCCCCCCACGCTGGTGGTGGAGATCCTCTCGCCCGGGACCGAGGCGGTGGATCGGAAGGTGAAACTCCAGATCTACGCACGACACCGGGTCCCTCATTACTGGATCGTGGATCCCGAGAGCCGGACCATTGAGGCTCATGCGCTGACCGAGGGCGTATATGCGGTCACGGCTCGGATCGAGGGGGCTCCAGCCGCGGCTCTGCCGCCATTCGCGAATTTAGCCCTCGATCCGGCGTCGATCTGGCCTGAGCCGTGA
- a CDS encoding CoA transferase, with product MLLDGVRVLDLSRMLAGPYGSMLLADLGAEVIKIEEPGGGDPMRAMGPPFLGPDDRESAYFLAINRNKKSVALDLERPEAREVFFDLCRVSDVVWENFRPGVMARLGCDPAALRALNPRLIVCSISAYGQTGPYRDWPAFDLALQAMGGAMSITGEEGRPPVRMGLPMGDLAGGMFGALAVAGALFRRAQTGDGALIDLSLLDGQVSLLTYVAQYFWADGRVPGRVGSGHTSVVPYQAFATQDGFLVVAVFAEKFWAGFCQAIDRHDLVDDARFDSNAKRVERKAELVPMLEAIFRGRPTAEWLARLQATGVPTAPIQRVDQVLSDPQVRLREMVVELEHPKLGPVKTLGTPIKPAGAPAFRPAPPPALGEHTDAVLGGLLGYPSARIAALRQQGIIG from the coding sequence TCCTCGCCGACCTGGGCGCGGAGGTGATCAAGATCGAGGAGCCCGGCGGCGGGGATCCCATGCGCGCCATGGGCCCGCCGTTCCTCGGCCCGGACGACAGAGAGAGCGCCTACTTCCTCGCCATCAACCGGAACAAGAAGAGCGTCGCCCTCGACCTCGAGCGGCCCGAGGCCCGCGAGGTCTTCTTCGACCTCTGCCGGGTGTCGGACGTCGTGTGGGAGAATTTCCGCCCGGGCGTGATGGCGCGCCTCGGCTGCGATCCGGCCGCGCTCCGCGCGCTCAACCCGCGGCTCATCGTCTGCTCGATCTCGGCGTACGGCCAAACCGGGCCCTACCGGGACTGGCCGGCTTTCGATCTCGCGCTGCAAGCCATGGGCGGCGCCATGAGCATCACCGGGGAGGAGGGACGGCCGCCGGTTCGGATGGGCCTGCCGATGGGCGACCTGGCCGGCGGGATGTTCGGGGCGCTGGCCGTGGCCGGCGCCCTCTTCCGGCGCGCGCAGACCGGCGACGGTGCCCTGATCGACCTTTCGCTCCTCGACGGCCAGGTCTCTCTCCTCACTTACGTCGCGCAGTATTTCTGGGCCGACGGACGGGTGCCTGGCCGGGTGGGCTCGGGGCATACCTCGGTCGTCCCTTACCAGGCCTTCGCGACGCAGGACGGCTTCCTCGTGGTGGCCGTCTTCGCGGAGAAGTTCTGGGCCGGGTTCTGCCAGGCGATCGACCGGCATGATCTGGTCGACGACGCGCGGTTCGACTCGAATGCCAAGCGCGTCGAGCGGAAGGCCGAGCTCGTGCCGATGCTCGAGGCGATCTTCCGCGGGCGTCCCACGGCGGAGTGGCTCGCGCGCCTCCAGGCGACCGGGGTCCCCACGGCCCCGATTCAGCGCGTCGACCAGGTCCTGAGCGATCCCCAGGTGCGATTGCGGGAGATGGTCGTGGAGCTGGAGCACCCGAAGCTCGGCCCCGTGAAGACCCTCGGCACTCCCATCAAGCCGGCCGGCGCCCCGGCGTTCCGGCCGGCCCCGCCGCCGGCCCTCGGCGAGCACACCGACGCGGTCCTCGGCGGCCTCCTCGGGTACCCCTCGGCGCGGATCGCGGCCCTGCGGCAGCAGGGGATCATCGGGTAG